One window from the genome of bacterium BMS3Abin14 encodes:
- the znuA gene encoding high-affinity zinc uptake system binding-protein ZnuA precursor — MVSALIILSLFILVRMCFAGPKSVSVVTSIFPLYEFSRATAGPSADVYLLVPPGAEPHLWEPKPSDIKRIREADLFVFMGHAMEPWVSDILRSLGGGGPMVLEASRGIDSPAENSAMDPHLWLDFSMSARMVGRIESALVTLDPASGAVYRKNAAGYREELRKMDGLFRTGLSGCSKKTFVFGGHSAFGYLARRYGLKQIPVYGISPDAEPSPRHIVQIIKIVRKNHLKVMYFEDLVNPRLAQVIARETGARTMALYPAGNVTARQWKEGVTFLDLMKLNLANLKQGLECE, encoded by the coding sequence ATGGTCTCGGCGCTTATCATCCTGTCCCTCTTCATCTTGGTGCGTATGTGTTTCGCCGGACCAAAATCCGTATCTGTTGTAACCTCGATTTTCCCTTTGTACGAATTTTCCCGGGCAACGGCCGGCCCGTCGGCAGATGTCTATCTTCTTGTCCCCCCCGGGGCCGAACCCCATCTATGGGAACCGAAGCCCAGCGACATCAAGCGGATTCGGGAGGCTGATCTTTTCGTATTCATGGGGCATGCAATGGAACCGTGGGTATCGGACATCCTGAGGTCCCTGGGCGGAGGCGGACCCATGGTCCTTGAAGCGTCCAGGGGCATCGACTCTCCGGCGGAAAACTCCGCCATGGACCCGCACCTCTGGCTGGACTTTTCCATGTCGGCCAGGATGGTCGGGCGCATCGAGAGCGCTCTCGTCACTCTGGATCCCGCGTCCGGGGCGGTTTATCGGAAAAACGCCGCCGGATACAGGGAAGAGCTGAGAAAAATGGACGGTCTTTTCAGGACCGGACTTTCGGGATGCAGCAAGAAAACATTCGTCTTCGGGGGACATTCCGCCTTCGGATATCTCGCACGCAGATACGGGCTTAAGCAGATTCCGGTATACGGCATCAGCCCCGATGCTGAACCAAGCCCCCGCCACATCGTTCAGATTATCAAGATCGTTCGGAAGAACCATCTGAAAGTGATGTATTTCGAGGATCTGGTGAACCCGAGGCTGGCACAGGTCATCGCCCGGGAAACGGGAGCCAGGACCATGGCCCTGTATCCCGCCGGCAACGTCACGGCGCGGCAATG